Proteins encoded within one genomic window of Methanosarcina barkeri str. Wiesmoor:
- a CDS encoding cupin domain-containing protein, whose product MKVTEMKSSPEKPNPHNVSVRMLYNTEHAQAVHIELKPGEALKKHMTPTDVFFYILEGKGIVEIGEEQQEVSRDMLIESPARIPHRLLNPGNGIFRVLVVKAPRQTEATRMP is encoded by the coding sequence ATGAAAGTTACTGAGATGAAATCTTCACCTGAAAAACCGAACCCTCACAATGTGAGTGTCCGGATGCTCTACAATACCGAACACGCCCAGGCAGTACATATAGAGCTTAAGCCAGGAGAAGCTTTAAAAAAGCACATGACTCCCACAGATGTCTTTTTCTACATTCTTGAAGGAAAAGGTATTGTTGAAATTGGTGAAGAACAACAGGAAGTTAGCCGAGATATGCTGATTGAGAGCCCTGCAAGAATTCCCCATCGTCTTCTGAATCCGGGAAATGGAATTTTCAGGGTGCTGGTCGTAAAGGCTCCAAGACAAACCGAAGCTACGCGCATGCCGTAA
- the nikC gene encoding nickel transporter permease — protein MIELLKNRQIIISLITLGVLIFMAVFAGVLAPYDYTEKDLQNRLLPPSSDHLFGTDNLGRDILTMVMYGARTSLFVGFAVVSISLAIGMTLGVLAGYYGGWLDEIIMRLTDSFLAFPSMFLALAITAFLGQGMENMMLALIVVEWTVFARVARGSTLDVKTKGYVQASRWVGASNTYVMIKHVLPNIISPVLIMASLGIGNVILAAAGLSFLGLGVQPSTPEWGAMLNAGRTYFTTAPWLMLFPGLFIMITVLAFNYFGDGLRDALDQKMKNIELEGRF, from the coding sequence ATGATAGAACTTCTTAAAAATCGGCAGATCATTATCTCCCTGATAACTCTTGGCGTGCTTATTTTCATGGCCGTGTTTGCCGGTGTTTTAGCCCCTTATGACTACACGGAAAAGGACTTGCAAAACCGTCTGCTGCCTCCGTCTTCTGACCACCTGTTCGGAACCGATAACCTTGGCCGTGATATCCTGACAATGGTGATGTACGGTGCACGGACATCCCTTTTCGTTGGATTTGCGGTTGTCAGCATTTCGCTTGCAATAGGAATGACACTTGGCGTTCTGGCAGGGTATTACGGCGGGTGGCTGGATGAGATTATCATGAGGCTGACGGATAGTTTCCTTGCTTTTCCGTCGATGTTTCTGGCACTTGCAATTACCGCGTTTCTGGGACAGGGAATGGAAAACATGATGCTTGCTTTAATTGTTGTCGAGTGGACGGTGTTTGCAAGAGTTGCACGCGGTTCAACACTTGATGTCAAGACAAAAGGCTACGTTCAAGCATCCAGGTGGGTTGGTGCTTCAAACACTTATGTGATGATAAAGCATGTTCTTCCAAATATTATCTCCCCGGTTTTGATTATGGCATCGCTTGGAATCGGGAATGTAATTCTGGCAGCGGCCGGTTTAAGTTTCCTTGGGCTTGGGGTGCAGCCGTCAACACCGGAATGGGGTGCAATGCTGAATGCAGGCCGTACATATTTCACAACTGCTCCCTGGCTGATGCTTTTCCCGGGGCTTTTTATAATGATAACTGTTCTTGCATTCAACTACTTTGGCGACGGGTTGCGGGATGCACTTGACCAGAAGATGAAAAATATTGAACTTGAAGGGAGGTTCTGA
- a CDS encoding ABC transporter ATP-binding protein, with the protein MPDLLLKVSGISVAIPTGQGAVHAVDDATFSINKHEIFSLIGESGSGKSILGQAIMQLLPPNAVFSGKVELDGTEISALSEKEMQKVRGKIVASIAQNPYLAMNPGIRVGTQIAEPMRAHLGMSKEDAKARACRSLKYFDIVPPEVREREYPFQYSGGMLQRAMVAMGTAANPELIIADEPTKGIDVLKKRNIAAIFQKVASDGCAFLLITHDVGFARAMSDRIAVNYCGQIIEIAGKDAFFKDPLHPYSKALLDAVPERGMHPIPGSSPSMIEVPEGCRFHPRCPHKTDRCLKEPPIVELEGRSVRCWLYA; encoded by the coding sequence ATGCCTGATTTATTGCTGAAAGTATCCGGTATTTCTGTAGCAATCCCAACCGGGCAGGGAGCAGTTCATGCGGTTGATGATGCGACGTTTTCGATTAACAAACACGAGATATTTTCACTGATTGGGGAGTCAGGTAGCGGCAAGTCAATTCTTGGCCAGGCAATAATGCAGCTGCTTCCTCCAAATGCGGTGTTTTCCGGGAAAGTGGAACTTGACGGCACGGAAATTTCAGCACTTTCCGAGAAGGAAATGCAGAAAGTCCGCGGCAAAATAGTTGCATCAATTGCCCAGAACCCATATCTTGCAATGAACCCCGGAATAAGGGTTGGCACGCAGATTGCAGAGCCGATGCGGGCACATCTTGGAATGAGCAAAGAAGATGCAAAGGCTAGAGCATGTCGGTCTCTGAAGTATTTTGATATCGTCCCTCCTGAAGTGAGGGAAAGAGAATACCCGTTTCAGTACAGTGGCGGAATGTTGCAAAGGGCAATGGTTGCAATGGGAACGGCTGCAAATCCTGAACTTATTATCGCTGATGAACCGACAAAAGGCATTGATGTACTTAAGAAGCGCAATATTGCAGCAATATTTCAGAAAGTTGCCTCGGACGGCTGTGCGTTTCTTTTAATTACGCATGATGTAGGTTTTGCCCGGGCGATGTCAGACAGAATTGCGGTAAACTACTGTGGGCAGATTATAGAGATTGCAGGAAAGGATGCGTTTTTTAAAGATCCTCTGCACCCGTATTCAAAAGCGCTTCTGGACGCAGTGCCTGAGCGCGGAATGCACCCGATCCCGGGCTCGTCGCCTTCGATGATTGAGGTGCCGGAAGGTTGCAGGTTTCATCCGCGGTGCCCGCACAAAACGGATAGGTGCCTGAAGGAACCGCCAATTGTGGAGCTTGAGGGCAGATCTGTGAGGTGCTGGCTTTATGCTTAA
- a CDS encoding hemerythrin domain-containing protein — translation MKPTDYLREEHRIIKQVMLPVLDGICMEIESGRSVEQNNLEGLIVFVKEFIEDSHYKKEETYLFPEIEKAGVLGAEELITSLKKEHDEERQYINEINKVVFEEEEKRELPAIVEYSRSYMRLLTLHIDKEENELFPMADTYLSPPVQKDLLKSFEDMDTGIIGSERHEELKMWLDTVGKTYVKPE, via the coding sequence ATGAAACCGACAGATTACTTAAGAGAGGAGCACAGGATTATCAAACAAGTAATGCTGCCAGTACTTGACGGAATATGTATGGAAATAGAATCTGGGAGAAGTGTTGAACAGAATAACCTTGAAGGGCTCATAGTATTCGTGAAAGAATTCATTGAAGACTCTCACTATAAAAAAGAAGAAACTTATCTTTTCCCGGAAATTGAAAAAGCAGGAGTTTTGGGGGCAGAAGAACTGATAACTTCCCTTAAAAAAGAACATGACGAGGAAAGGCAATATATTAATGAAATTAATAAAGTAGTTTTCGAGGAAGAAGAAAAAAGGGAACTCCCTGCTATAGTTGAATACTCAAGATCCTATATGCGACTTTTGACTCTGCATATTGACAAGGAGGAGAATGAGCTTTTCCCGATGGCTGATACCTATCTCTCACCGCCTGTCCAGAAAGATTTGCTTAAGTCTTTTGAAGATATGGATACCGGAATAATAGGCTCTGAAAGACACGAGGAACTCAAAATGTGGCTAGACACTGTAGGAAAGACTTATGTAAAACCAGAATAA
- a CDS encoding ABC transporter permease, protein MLNEYFIRRALYLIPVLIFTSFMSFSLIYIAPGDPAEIMMTSPSGGYDEAAVEAFRVAHGLDQPFYIQYLNWLKGAAVGDFGYSYMSEQPVFDTVLTAFKNTLKLSVLALAIALVIAVPLGVVSALKHNTIVDDACRFGALLGVSIPNFWQAYLMIIFFSVIIHWLPASGFGHGTDISYMILPAAVLGTGSAAVMMRMIRSSMLDVMGKEYIQTARGKGLSEKIVVIRHALKNALVPVITVVGLSIGFLLNGSVVVETIFGWSGIGNLVVNSILSHDYMMVQGSVLFVAVIFLLTNFFVDLVYVWANPEIRYDRTS, encoded by the coding sequence ATGCTAAATGAGTATTTCATCCGCCGGGCTCTGTATCTCATCCCGGTCCTCATATTTACCTCATTCATGAGTTTTTCACTCATCTACATCGCGCCGGGAGACCCAGCAGAAATTATGATGACGAGTCCTTCTGGCGGATATGATGAAGCAGCTGTTGAAGCTTTCCGCGTAGCCCACGGTCTTGACCAGCCGTTTTACATCCAGTATCTGAACTGGCTCAAAGGCGCAGCTGTCGGAGATTTTGGCTACTCGTACATGAGCGAACAGCCGGTATTTGATACTGTTCTGACCGCATTCAAAAATACGCTGAAACTTTCCGTTCTCGCGCTTGCAATTGCTCTTGTTATCGCTGTCCCTCTCGGCGTAGTCTCAGCTCTGAAACATAACACCATTGTTGACGACGCCTGTCGCTTTGGCGCTCTTCTCGGAGTGTCCATTCCAAACTTCTGGCAGGCCTATCTGATGATAATTTTCTTCTCGGTAATCATTCACTGGCTCCCAGCATCCGGATTCGGACACGGGACAGATATCAGCTACATGATTCTGCCGGCGGCTGTTCTTGGGACAGGGTCAGCGGCTGTAATGATGCGGATGATCCGTTCAAGCATGCTGGATGTCATGGGAAAGGAGTATATCCAGACCGCACGCGGAAAAGGGCTTTCTGAAAAAATCGTTGTCATCAGACACGCATTGAAAAATGCACTTGTTCCGGTTATTACGGTGGTTGGGCTGTCGATTGGTTTTCTCTTAAACGGCTCGGTTGTTGTTGAGACAATTTTCGGATGGTCGGGTATTGGAAATCTTGTGGTGAACTCAATTCTTTCCCACGATTATATGATGGTACAGGGCTCGGTGCTCTTTGTTGCAGTTATTTTCCTTCTGACCAATTTCTTTGTAGATCTGGTCTACGTTTGGGCAAACCCGGAGATACGCTATGATAGAACTTCTTAA
- a CDS encoding TrmB family transcriptional regulator yields MQKKRLLQDIGLNAYEAATYLSLLKLGISGANHIGRDADVPYGKIYTVLESLARKGFVEIQTSRPKKFRAVDPEIALDLFFEKRTSEFEKEIKVLKSFVEEAKQVLKTIPVQKRKDEVFWTTAITESEIRKFAVSIYGEVKKSIYIIPPTFGMPVISSLLPEISKAIDRGVKIKLLGSHRFTAISSMLSLLGEDSLGKFKKGIEVRLVQNFNSYFGIVDDSIVVLFQLHPLDNDRVLSVVKIWDAGLAKNLGKEFELLWNGGEEFDLEKAAER; encoded by the coding sequence ATGCAAAAGAAAAGGCTTCTTCAGGACATAGGGCTGAATGCTTATGAAGCAGCTACATATCTTTCTCTCTTGAAACTCGGGATCTCCGGAGCAAATCACATCGGCAGGGACGCTGACGTACCCTATGGAAAGATATATACCGTTCTTGAATCGCTGGCAAGAAAAGGTTTTGTAGAAATCCAGACTTCAAGACCTAAAAAGTTCAGGGCGGTTGATCCTGAAATAGCATTAGATCTCTTTTTTGAAAAGCGAACATCCGAGTTTGAAAAAGAAATAAAGGTCTTAAAGAGCTTTGTTGAAGAAGCAAAACAGGTTCTGAAAACTATACCGGTTCAGAAACGAAAAGACGAGGTCTTCTGGACGACTGCTATAACCGAGTCCGAAATAAGGAAGTTTGCCGTTTCCATCTATGGAGAAGTAAAAAAGTCCATATATATAATTCCTCCTACCTTCGGAATGCCTGTCATTTCTAGCCTGCTGCCTGAAATATCAAAAGCTATTGACCGCGGGGTTAAAATAAAGCTGCTAGGATCTCATCGTTTTACAGCTATTTCTTCTATGCTTTCACTGCTGGGAGAAGATAGTCTCGGTAAATTCAAAAAAGGTATAGAAGTAAGGCTTGTTCAGAACTTTAATTCCTATTTCGGTATTGTTGATGACAGTATTGTGGTGCTATTTCAGCTCCACCCCCTGGACAATGACCGCGTCCTTTCGGTTGTGAAAATCTGGGATGCGGGGCTTGCAAAAAATTTGGGTAAAGAATTCGAACTCCTCTGGAATGGGGGAGAAGAGTTTGATCTTGAAAAAGCTGCTGAAAGGTAA
- a CDS encoding ABC transporter substrate-binding protein, with amino-acid sequence MALRMKLSFACTAVFFIAVVICSGCVQTEGSEEKVLHVALTTGPDTGGSLDPSLSWEGWPMRRTGVYETLFSYDKNMSLQPELATGYKQLNDTAWEIQLRRNVTFHDGTKMNSDAVIYSINRVLNSSNSRSAEYSFIKDVYKTDDYTIVVETNEAYAPTILMFTDTIMSIVSPKASDLDKEPVGTGPYKFVSFEPGASIELVKNPDYWGGAPKIDRIVIQYSKDAAARTLLLKSGDVDITRDVLQSEYATLEADPDINIVSRETLRTYFMYINEGKAPFDDVRVRQALNYAINRQEIVDTALEGVAGSPAIGIFPDIMPWSANDKIEAYAYNPEKALKLFAEAGITQGSDGKLYYNGKPFAIEIQTYTKQAAHQPMAEVIAAQLEKIGITTTIKIAETNSISADAVAGNYDLALYSWGVAPVGDPDYFVSSHFLSNGTYASTWLRYSNPQVDKWILEARAETDKEKRAELYDMIQEQVQNDAVLVCIAYKKEIDGLSPNLKGFEIYPNEYTFITKEMELA; translated from the coding sequence GTGGCATTAAGGATGAAGTTATCATTTGCCTGCACTGCAGTTTTTTTTATTGCAGTCGTCATCTGTTCGGGTTGTGTTCAGACAGAAGGTTCTGAAGAAAAAGTTCTTCACGTAGCTCTCACGACTGGCCCTGATACAGGAGGAAGCCTTGATCCCTCCCTTTCATGGGAAGGCTGGCCTATGCGAAGAACCGGAGTCTATGAGACGCTCTTCTCTTACGACAAAAACATGAGTCTCCAGCCTGAACTTGCAACAGGCTATAAACAGCTAAATGATACAGCATGGGAAATTCAGCTCCGCAGGAATGTAACCTTCCATGACGGAACAAAAATGAATTCTGACGCCGTTATTTATTCTATCAACAGAGTTCTTAACTCATCAAACAGCCGTTCTGCAGAATACTCTTTTATCAAAGACGTCTACAAAACCGATGACTACACAATCGTTGTGGAAACAAATGAAGCATACGCGCCAACGATTCTCATGTTCACAGACACCATCATGTCCATTGTAAGTCCTAAAGCCAGTGATCTCGACAAAGAGCCAGTTGGAACAGGGCCATACAAGTTTGTTTCATTTGAGCCGGGTGCCAGTATAGAACTGGTAAAGAATCCTGATTACTGGGGCGGAGCACCAAAAATTGACAGGATAGTTATCCAGTACAGCAAAGACGCCGCTGCAAGAACTCTTCTTCTCAAATCAGGTGATGTTGACATTACAAGAGACGTCCTGCAAAGCGAGTACGCAACTCTTGAAGCTGATCCTGATATTAATATCGTATCCAGAGAAACGCTTAGAACCTATTTCATGTACATTAACGAAGGAAAAGCACCATTCGACGATGTAAGGGTTCGCCAGGCACTCAATTATGCAATTAACCGCCAGGAGATTGTCGACACAGCCCTCGAAGGTGTTGCCGGCTCTCCAGCAATCGGAATATTCCCTGACATCATGCCATGGAGTGCGAACGACAAGATTGAAGCCTACGCTTATAACCCTGAAAAAGCTTTGAAACTCTTTGCTGAGGCAGGAATCACGCAGGGAAGTGATGGTAAGCTCTATTACAACGGTAAGCCGTTCGCAATTGAAATCCAGACCTATACAAAACAGGCAGCACACCAGCCAATGGCAGAAGTAATTGCCGCTCAGCTTGAAAAAATCGGCATCACCACTACAATAAAAATTGCCGAAACAAATTCAATTAGCGCTGACGCAGTAGCCGGAAATTATGACCTTGCACTCTATTCCTGGGGTGTTGCACCTGTAGGAGATCCTGACTATTTCGTGTCCAGCCACTTCCTTTCAAACGGAACCTACGCATCCACATGGCTACGCTATTCTAATCCTCAGGTTGATAAGTGGATTCTTGAAGCAAGGGCTGAGACAGACAAAGAAAAACGTGCAGAACTCTACGACATGATTCAGGAACAGGTCCAGAATGATGCGGTACTGGTCTGTATCGCATACAAGAAAGAAATTGACGGACTCTCCCCCAATCTCAAAGGTTTTGAAATTTATCCAAATGAATACACGTTCATTACAAAGGAAATGGAACTTGCCTGA
- a CDS encoding class I SAM-dependent methyltransferase, producing the protein MKDKITAHWNKISPNYRKMYRDHLDEEILLMQNLFLDKLPAGKKLNVLDIGTGPGIQAFVFAGMGHNVTALDISEEMLARAKEEAKNRNLSIKFVEGDGEKLPFENNTFDIIVNMHLLWTLTDHDKFFSECCRVLVPEGRILAIDGQWFQPGYVPNRIYNQEERNHDELIEYLPLYDSNSPEMITTIMENNGFSEVSWKSLPEYAEYMKRCDPEGYDYLSVPYLATGIKC; encoded by the coding sequence ATGAAAGACAAAATTACAGCACACTGGAATAAGATCAGTCCAAATTACCGGAAAATGTATCGTGACCACCTTGACGAAGAGATTCTCCTGATGCAAAACCTCTTTTTAGATAAGCTGCCAGCTGGTAAAAAACTTAATGTCCTTGATATCGGAACAGGGCCTGGCATCCAGGCATTTGTTTTTGCTGGCATGGGACACAATGTCACTGCTCTTGATATTTCAGAAGAGATGCTTGCACGTGCAAAAGAAGAGGCAAAGAACCGTAATTTGTCAATCAAGTTTGTTGAGGGTGACGGAGAAAAACTGCCTTTTGAAAACAATACTTTTGATATTATCGTAAACATGCACCTTCTCTGGACGCTCACAGACCATGACAAATTCTTTAGTGAATGCTGCCGCGTGCTGGTACCCGAGGGCAGGATTCTTGCAATTGATGGCCAATGGTTCCAGCCAGGATACGTTCCAAACAGGATCTACAACCAGGAAGAAAGAAATCACGATGAATTAATTGAGTATCTTCCGCTTTATGACAGCAACTCGCCTGAAATGATTACAACCATCATGGAAAATAACGGGTTTTCGGAGGTCTCCTGGAAATCTCTTCCCGAGTATGCAGAGTATATGAAAAGATGTGATCCGGAAGGTTATGACTATTTATCTGTTCCATATCTCGCCACCGGAATAAAATGTTGA
- a CDS encoding CGGC domain-containing protein, whose protein sequence is MKEKAKPTKIAVVRCDIVSETCPGVGCFKAFNERKSHFETYDENTQIIAFFTCGGCSGRRVYRLVNALKKYDLDAVHLSSCMLMEDTYPKCPNLDNIKKTIQDAGIQVVEGTHH, encoded by the coding sequence ATGAAAGAAAAAGCAAAACCTACAAAAATAGCGGTCGTGCGCTGCGATATCGTCTCGGAAACCTGTCCGGGAGTAGGATGCTTTAAGGCCTTCAATGAAAGAAAGTCCCACTTTGAGACCTACGACGAAAACACTCAGATAATCGCCTTTTTCACGTGTGGAGGCTGCTCGGGCAGGAGAGTATACCGTCTGGTAAACGCCCTCAAGAAGTATGACCTGGATGCGGTACACCTCAGTTCCTGTATGCTTATGGAAGACACTTATCCTAAGTGCCCTAATCTTGACAATATAAAAAAAACGATTCAGGATGCAGGAATACAGGTTGTGGAAGGTACTCATCACTGA
- a CDS encoding carboxymuconolactone decarboxylase family protein — protein sequence MGEHGEGSHERHHEEHGEFEHEELLKSMSEKLGFTPHILEILGELDSESLKKYSRCDKKLLSDGALPAKVKILIALAVVASKQCERCTVVQMQSALKNGATKEEIMEVMDVIFITSGAPAVAACRDALKLLK from the coding sequence ATGGGAGAACATGGGGAAGGAAGTCATGAAAGACATCACGAAGAGCACGGAGAGTTTGAACACGAAGAGTTACTGAAAAGTATGAGCGAGAAACTGGGTTTTACCCCGCACATTCTTGAGATCCTTGGAGAACTTGACAGTGAATCCCTTAAAAAATATAGCAGATGCGACAAAAAACTACTGTCGGACGGCGCTCTACCTGCAAAGGTGAAAATCCTTATCGCGCTTGCTGTTGTTGCATCCAAGCAGTGTGAAAGGTGTACGGTTGTGCAGATGCAGAGTGCACTCAAGAATGGAGCCACCAAAGAAGAAATAATGGAAGTTATGGATGTCATATTCATAACCTCAGGGGCACCTGCGGTAGCAGCTTGCAGAGATGCGTTAAAACTGCTAAAGTAA
- a CDS encoding ABC transporter ATP-binding protein — translation MLKAENLHYVYKSGLIKIAKKTAVDGVNLEIFPGETVAIVGESGCGKSTLAKMLVQQLDPVSGEVFFDGTKLTGMSWKNLRKFMGKIQLIPQNPDDVVDPRWTVERSVAEPLVICGVFSKEEISENVDDLFAEVGLSAEHKTRYPHELSGGELQRVVIARALALKPELLVCDEATSMLDVSVQAFIVTMLKEIQKRRGLSLVFITHDLEAAKAVSDRLLVMYAGEIVEEGKDVFDRPLHPYTRALLDAARYMSLEVVVPEEVGELPDGFSGCSYYRLCREKTDACKEPQKLQNVSGRLVRCWKSK, via the coding sequence ATGCTTAAAGCAGAGAACCTGCATTACGTTTACAAATCAGGACTGATTAAAATTGCCAAAAAAACAGCCGTCGACGGCGTTAACCTTGAGATCTTTCCGGGTGAAACGGTAGCTATTGTCGGGGAGTCAGGGTGCGGAAAGTCAACGCTTGCAAAGATGCTTGTCCAGCAACTTGACCCGGTTTCTGGGGAAGTGTTTTTCGATGGGACGAAACTGACTGGAATGAGCTGGAAAAATCTCCGGAAGTTCATGGGAAAAATCCAGCTGATTCCCCAGAACCCAGATGATGTGGTTGATCCGAGATGGACGGTTGAACGGTCGGTTGCCGAGCCATTAGTGATTTGCGGAGTTTTTTCTAAAGAGGAGATTTCGGAAAATGTAGATGACCTGTTTGCAGAGGTAGGGCTTTCTGCGGAGCACAAGACCCGATACCCACATGAGCTGTCAGGAGGGGAACTGCAAAGGGTAGTAATCGCCAGGGCGCTTGCTCTGAAGCCTGAGTTGCTGGTCTGTGACGAAGCGACCTCGATGCTTGATGTGTCGGTGCAGGCTTTTATTGTGACGATGCTCAAAGAGATTCAGAAAAGACGCGGTCTTAGTTTGGTGTTTATTACGCACGACCTGGAGGCAGCGAAGGCTGTTTCGGACCGATTACTGGTGATGTATGCAGGTGAGATTGTGGAGGAGGGGAAGGATGTGTTTGACCGGCCTCTACATCCTTATACGCGTGCTCTTCTGGATGCAGCAAGGTATATGTCGCTTGAAGTTGTGGTGCCGGAAGAGGTTGGAGAGCTGCCTGATGGTTTTTCAGGCTGTTCCTACTACAGATTGTGCCGGGAGAAAACGGACGCGTGTAAAGAGCCGCAGAAACTACAGAATGTTTCGGGGAGATTGGTGAGGTGCTGGAAATCAAAGTGA
- a CDS encoding ABC transporter substrate-binding protein codes for MVKFNFSKIKLSISAIAVIMIVALLCAGCVDTGEASNEKVLRVVFNEGPDTGGSLDPANGWTGWYVHQAGIYETLFYYDADMNLMPKLASGYNQLNDTEWEIQLRKNVTFHDGTKMDADAVLFSLNRVLDPSNSRSSEYSFIKDVQKTGDYTIVIETNGTCAPLISSLVDPIMSIVSPKASDLDKEPVGTGPFKFVSFEPSTSLELEKNPDYWGGEAKVDRVLIQYNKDSTARTMLIKSGDVDIARDPLQSEYSALKNNPDISVTSKETLRTYFLYVNGGKAPFNDTRVRQGLSYAINRQEIVDTALEGVSGIPATGVFTNTMPWNANDQIKSYEYNPEKALELFEEAGITKGTDGKLYYNGNPFTVEIQTYTKRAALQPSAEVIASELEDIGITSKVTILESAALKENALAGTYDLSLSAWNTAPIGDPDYFLSTHFLSTGSYASGWLRYSNPQVDEWILEARNEPDKDKRAEIYDKIQEQIQEDAPVLPVFYANEIYALSSNVEGFVMYPNEYTIITKDIGFA; via the coding sequence ATGGTGAAATTCAACTTTTCAAAAATAAAACTATCCATCTCTGCCATTGCCGTTATTATGATTGTAGCGCTGCTCTGTGCAGGATGTGTTGATACTGGAGAGGCGTCTAATGAAAAAGTTCTTCGTGTAGTTTTTAACGAAGGGCCCGATACCGGCGGCAGTCTTGATCCTGCCAACGGCTGGACAGGGTGGTATGTCCATCAGGCAGGCATCTATGAAACCCTGTTCTACTATGACGCAGACATGAATCTCATGCCCAAACTCGCATCCGGATACAATCAGTTAAACGATACCGAATGGGAAATCCAGCTTCGTAAGAATGTAACCTTCCATGACGGGACAAAAATGGATGCGGATGCGGTTTTATTTTCACTGAACCGAGTGCTTGACCCATCAAACAGCAGATCATCCGAGTACTCCTTCATCAAAGATGTACAAAAAACCGGGGATTACACCATTGTTATTGAAACCAATGGCACTTGCGCTCCACTAATTTCATCCCTTGTAGACCCTATCATGTCCATTGTAAGTCCTAAAGCCAGTGATCTCGACAAAGAGCCGGTTGGGACCGGGCCCTTCAAGTTTGTGTCCTTCGAACCGAGTACAAGCCTTGAACTCGAAAAGAATCCTGATTACTGGGGCGGGGAAGCAAAAGTTGACCGCGTACTCATACAGTATAATAAAGACAGCACGGCCAGAACCATGCTGATAAAATCCGGAGATGTAGATATTGCCAGAGACCCACTCCAGAGTGAGTATTCAGCACTTAAGAATAATCCTGATATAAGCGTCACTTCCAAAGAAACATTGCGTACGTACTTCCTTTATGTAAATGGCGGAAAAGCTCCATTCAATGACACCAGAGTCCGCCAGGGCCTTTCTTATGCGATCAACCGCCAGGAAATCGTGGATACAGCACTTGAAGGAGTCTCCGGCATCCCGGCAACGGGAGTATTCACAAATACCATGCCCTGGAACGCAAATGACCAGATTAAGTCCTATGAATATAACCCTGAGAAAGCTCTGGAACTCTTCGAAGAAGCAGGAATCACGAAAGGCACAGATGGTAAGCTGTACTACAACGGGAACCCCTTCACCGTTGAAATCCAGACCTACACAAAACGTGCAGCTCTTCAGCCGAGTGCGGAAGTAATCGCTTCAGAGCTGGAAGACATTGGCATCACCTCAAAGGTCACAATTCTGGAAAGTGCCGCACTTAAAGAAAATGCTCTTGCAGGAACATATGATTTATCTCTCAGTGCATGGAACACGGCCCCGATCGGAGATCCCGATTACTTCCTCTCAACCCATTTCCTCTCTACCGGAAGCTATGCATCAGGCTGGCTTCGCTATTCAAACCCTCAGGTAGACGAATGGATTCTCGAAGCAAGAAACGAACCTGACAAAGATAAACGGGCCGAAATATATGATAAGATCCAGGAACAGATTCAGGAAGATGCACCAGTACTGCCAGTTTTCTATGCCAACGAAATTTATGCCCTGTCCTCGAATGTTGAAGGCTTTGTGATGTATCCAAACGAGTATACAATCATCACCAAGGACATCGGATTTGCATAA